A region from the Candidatus Electrothrix scaldis genome encodes:
- a CDS encoding branched-chain amino acid ABC transporter permease encodes MKKIPKINGLVQKNRNLLRTFSVIPLAGWLLGALVAALLEYYFGDTISYQLYLPKIPVLFGTLIILKDPALIPSVLGYDLIIYILPILLVGRLSAGISNKLAELLTRLPVWAATLLHLTAFYGILHLWAGISDYRVLVVKLTMIAIILTISLNIINGYQGEFSCSHPGFMALGAYTSSTLSLWLFADDKLFGPALLNPSLGPWLFPLILIAGGATAAIGSLIVAIPSFRTRGDYLAIISLAFMFIVKSAIENLEVIGGPRGMSSQPAYSSLPVVFIWTILCIWIIHNFTTSIMGKALNAVRDNEAAADSMTVNTRKTKMTAFMFGAFWAGVAGGLFAHVYSFISPGGFGIRNLAEMLAMVYFGGLNSIVGSIVGAVSINVLSEALRPLELFKWIIIPLILILIMIFRPHGLISFTELNVRKLMRPGGISGKD; translated from the coding sequence ATGAAAAAAATTCCTAAAATAAACGGACTAGTGCAAAAAAACCGCAACCTTCTCAGAACATTCTCTGTCATCCCTCTGGCTGGCTGGCTCCTCGGCGCGCTGGTGGCAGCCTTACTGGAATATTATTTTGGCGATACAATTTCTTACCAGCTCTATCTTCCCAAGATACCTGTCCTCTTCGGCACCCTGATTATATTGAAGGACCCCGCACTGATTCCATCGGTCCTGGGGTATGACCTGATCATTTATATACTCCCGATTCTCCTGGTCGGACGTTTATCCGCCGGGATAAGCAATAAACTTGCAGAGCTGCTGACCCGGCTCCCTGTCTGGGCCGCCACCCTGCTGCATCTGACTGCCTTTTACGGCATCCTCCATCTCTGGGCCGGGATCAGTGATTACCGGGTCCTGGTGGTCAAGCTGACCATGATTGCCATTATCCTGACCATCAGCCTCAATATTATTAATGGGTACCAGGGCGAATTTTCCTGTTCCCATCCAGGCTTTATGGCCTTGGGCGCCTATACCTCCTCTACCCTGAGCCTCTGGCTCTTTGCCGATGACAAGCTGTTCGGCCCGGCCTTGCTCAACCCGTCGTTAGGGCCTTGGCTCTTCCCCCTGATTCTTATTGCCGGGGGCGCGACCGCAGCAATTGGCTCGCTCATTGTTGCCATCCCCTCTTTCCGTACCCGAGGTGATTATCTGGCCATCATTTCCCTGGCCTTTATGTTCATTGTCAAAAGCGCTATTGAAAACCTGGAAGTCATTGGTGGGCCACGTGGCATGAGCAGTCAGCCAGCCTACTCCTCCCTGCCCGTGGTATTCATCTGGACCATCCTCTGCATCTGGATCATCCATAACTTCACCACCTCCATCATGGGCAAGGCCCTCAATGCCGTGCGCGATAACGAGGCGGCTGCCGACTCCATGACCGTCAACACCCGCAAAACCAAGATGACCGCCTTTATGTTCGGCGCCTTCTGGGCCGGGGTGGCGGGCGGCCTGTTCGCCCATGTGTACAGCTTCATCAGTCCGGGAGGCTTCGGCATCAGGAATCTGGCAGAAATGCTGGCAATGGTCTATTTCGGAGGACTCAACTCCATAGTCGGCTCCATTGTCGGCGCCGTTAGCATCAATGTGCTCAGCGAGGCCCTTCGTCCCCTGGAACTCTTTAAATGGATCATCATTCCCTTGATCCTCATCCTCATTATGATCTTCCGGCCCCACGGCTTGATCTCCTTTACCGAGCTAAATGTGCGAAAACTGATGCGGCCTGGAGGCATTTCTGGAAAAGACTAA
- the rimK gene encoding 30S ribosomal protein S6--L-glutamate ligase, translated as MASLDQAKTIIGCEEWCAFPELMIPALKARIDSGAKTSSIHAFNIQPFKRHGQSWVSFEVHPIQNNRRIVIRCERPVVDRRSVKSSSGLAETRYVIAATMKLGEEVWEIELTLANRDSMGYRMLLGREAMGKRLIIDPSQRFCLGRISPKRVLALYEKAEPKKSGLKIALVASNIDLYSNQRILEAGEERGHEMEFLDIKQCYMKLDAKEPEVHYRGGKSLNDLDAVVTRIKPSMTFYGCALARQFESMQVYTVNSSDSIAQSRDKLFSLQLMLKSGVDIPTTGFANSPMDTKDLIEMVGGAPLIVKLLEGTQGRGVVLAETRKAAESVINAFKALRANLLVQEFIKEAGGKDLRCFVIDGKVVASIQRTAAPGEFRANLHQGGSANVVKITPAERKLAVTAAKVLGLTFAGVDIIRSENGPLLLEVNSSPGLEGIETATGKDVAGMMIASIEKKLGWKRELATATAATPPAPPPTDEALP; from the coding sequence TTGGCATCTCTTGATCAAGCAAAAACCATAATTGGCTGTGAAGAATGGTGCGCCTTCCCGGAGTTGATGATTCCAGCGCTCAAAGCCCGCATTGACTCGGGAGCCAAGACCTCTTCCATCCATGCTTTTAACATTCAACCCTTTAAGAGGCATGGGCAGTCCTGGGTAAGCTTTGAGGTCCACCCTATCCAGAATAACCGCCGTATTGTTATCCGCTGCGAAAGGCCGGTGGTTGATCGCCGCTCGGTCAAGAGCTCCAGCGGACTTGCGGAGACACGCTATGTTATTGCGGCCACCATGAAGCTGGGAGAGGAGGTCTGGGAGATCGAGCTGACTCTTGCTAACCGCGATTCTATGGGCTATCGCATGCTGCTGGGGCGGGAGGCTATGGGCAAGCGCCTTATCATTGACCCATCGCAACGCTTCTGCCTGGGAAGAATTTCACCCAAGCGCGTCCTTGCCTTGTACGAGAAGGCAGAACCCAAGAAAAGCGGCCTCAAGATCGCCTTAGTGGCAAGCAATATTGATCTGTACAGCAACCAGCGCATCCTGGAGGCCGGGGAAGAACGCGGGCACGAGATGGAGTTTCTCGATATCAAGCAATGCTATATGAAGCTTGATGCCAAGGAGCCGGAAGTGCATTATCGAGGCGGCAAATCGCTCAACGATCTTGATGCCGTGGTCACCAGGATTAAACCCAGCATGACCTTTTACGGTTGTGCGCTGGCCCGCCAGTTCGAGAGCATGCAGGTCTACACGGTCAACTCCTCAGACTCCATTGCCCAATCCCGGGACAAGCTCTTTTCCCTCCAGCTGATGCTGAAAAGCGGTGTCGATATTCCAACCACGGGCTTTGCCAACTCGCCCATGGACACCAAAGATCTTATCGAGATGGTGGGCGGCGCGCCACTGATCGTCAAACTTCTGGAAGGAACCCAAGGGCGGGGAGTGGTGCTGGCCGAGACCAGGAAGGCAGCGGAAAGTGTCATAAATGCCTTTAAGGCACTACGCGCCAACCTCTTGGTGCAGGAATTTATTAAAGAAGCAGGAGGCAAAGACCTGCGCTGCTTTGTCATTGATGGCAAGGTGGTGGCTTCAATACAGCGTACTGCCGCACCAGGAGAATTCCGGGCCAATCTCCATCAAGGAGGATCTGCCAACGTTGTGAAGATTACCCCGGCAGAACGGAAGCTGGCTGTTACCGCAGCCAAGGTACTTGGTCTCACCTTTGCAGGGGTGGATATCATCCGCTCTGAGAACGGGCCGCTCCTTCTGGAGGTAAACTCCTCACCTGGCCTGGAAGGAATAGAGACCGCCACAGGCAAGGATGTTGCTGGAATGATGATCGCCTCTATAGAAAAGAAGCTGGGATGGAAACGGGAGTTAGCAACAGCAACAGCAGCGACTCCTCCTGCACCTCCTCCTACCGATGAAGCATTACCATAA
- a CDS encoding PP2C family protein-serine/threonine phosphatase, producing MKKKCTISTKVFWLAVTITVISTAVHGFIAYHEQHKEFINGVHEKLSTAAWALPSMLPVDAIHDKIKGPDSISPEEHLKYLTTLSKYTKKIKIAYLYTYIKFDDAFRVATTNATPTELKNGEETAFFTKYQKVPKEMQDAWKTQTIQYGEYGDEWGHFLSIFVPMQTKSGTPYIIGADVSLDFVSGKLAQALLFHTGIGLCFIFIILLLCWSVVHKYISPIGKLAAFTKELASTDFQLSEEKREELTFIKEQYTDEVGQLAEAFLEMQGKLTEYIHNLQETTAAKERIESELRIANSIQMSFLNKQFPPFPERHEFDLYAILVPAREVGGDLYDFCLLDEDHLLFYIGDVAGKGVPAALFMAVTMTLMHDTAKTDYTSVADPADILKKVNISLCRKNESLLFVTLTCFILNLKTGMLTYSNAGHNPPVVLRNDGSTEWMELPKGLVLGIMPEATFSSKTFQLHPGDKIVLETDGVTEAMSPEETLYSSERFIETISVQHGRTAEEISKAIMRSVTEHANGAPPSDDLTIMSLEYRGGLL from the coding sequence ATGAAAAAAAAATGTACCATCAGTACCAAAGTTTTTTGGCTTGCAGTGACCATCACCGTAATATCAACTGCCGTCCACGGTTTTATAGCCTATCACGAACAACACAAGGAGTTTATCAATGGTGTACATGAAAAGCTTTCTACAGCGGCTTGGGCACTCCCCAGCATGCTTCCTGTCGATGCAATTCACGATAAAATAAAAGGGCCAGATTCCATCTCACCAGAGGAACATCTGAAATATCTCACTACCCTCAGTAAGTACACCAAAAAAATTAAAATCGCCTATCTCTACACCTACATAAAATTTGATGATGCCTTTAGGGTTGCAACCACGAATGCAACGCCCACGGAGCTAAAAAACGGAGAAGAAACAGCCTTCTTTACAAAATACCAGAAAGTCCCGAAAGAAATGCAGGATGCCTGGAAAACCCAAACGATTCAATACGGTGAGTATGGCGATGAATGGGGACATTTCCTCTCTATCTTCGTGCCCATGCAGACAAAATCCGGCACTCCTTATATTATTGGCGCAGATGTTTCCCTTGACTTTGTTTCCGGGAAGCTCGCCCAAGCCCTGCTCTTTCACACAGGAATAGGTCTCTGCTTCATCTTTATTATTTTGCTCCTCTGCTGGTCAGTTGTTCACAAGTATATAAGCCCTATTGGAAAGCTTGCTGCCTTTACCAAGGAACTGGCCAGCACAGACTTCCAACTTTCAGAGGAAAAACGAGAGGAACTCACCTTTATCAAAGAACAATACACCGATGAGGTAGGCCAGCTTGCCGAAGCTTTTTTAGAGATGCAGGGCAAGCTCACAGAATATATCCATAACCTCCAGGAAACCACTGCTGCCAAGGAACGCATTGAAAGCGAACTCCGTATTGCCAACAGCATCCAGATGAGCTTCCTCAACAAACAATTCCCTCCCTTTCCTGAACGCCATGAATTTGACCTCTATGCAATTCTGGTCCCAGCCAGAGAGGTTGGAGGTGACCTGTACGATTTCTGCCTCCTGGATGAAGATCATCTCTTGTTCTACATAGGAGATGTGGCTGGCAAAGGGGTACCAGCAGCCCTTTTTATGGCCGTGACCATGACCCTGATGCATGATACCGCAAAAACCGATTACACATCAGTGGCAGACCCGGCAGATATACTCAAAAAAGTAAACATAAGCCTCTGTAGAAAGAACGAAAGCCTCCTCTTTGTGACCCTCACCTGCTTTATCCTTAACCTCAAAACCGGCATGCTGACCTACTCCAATGCAGGACATAATCCTCCAGTGGTCCTCAGAAACGACGGAAGCACCGAATGGATGGAACTCCCCAAGGGGCTCGTGCTCGGCATCATGCCAGAGGCCACCTTTAGCAGCAAAACCTTTCAACTCCATCCCGGCGACAAGATCGTGCTGGAAACCGATGGGGTGACTGAGGCCATGAGCCCTGAAGAAACGCTCTATTCATCAGAGCGCTTCATCGAGACGATCAGCGTTCAGCACGGAAGGACGGCTGAAGAGATCTCCAAGGCCATCATGCGCAGCGTTACTGAGCACGCAAACGGTGCGCCCCCATCTGATGACCTCACCATTATGTCCCTGGAATACAGAGGCGGACTCCTCTAA
- a CDS encoding tetratricopeptide repeat protein — MQRINNMLAWIKENKEWLFSGVAVAVIGAGISLFWPEGNDSGHPPPDSSVQQTHSGSGDNVGRDKNVSNDNSIHQTHSGTGDIVGRDKIINPNLSGSEDYKQLVQELKDAEEMLAVLPQDKIELRLKQAAKVKKLKKDLEDFKEDVFRLHEMFTRIPIDNERLRRAKAHFDKGEFREADAVLKAGEIQQDVERLKLEEQAAADRLAAVREDLAGRANEFLLKARLSLLNPLAEGEDRVRRTEHWFEQALATARTADVLVGYADFLQKQNVFSRAEPLLQEALLLYRSKAEADPKVFRPKVADTLNNLAVLHKEIQEYNLALQEYEEALKINRSFAQTEPEIFLPDVAMNLNNIANLHKETKFFDSAMKEYDEALKVYRNLAKAKPEVFLVFVAVTLDNFAWLHCATKSFDLAMNEYEEALMLYRTLAKDNPKDFLPDVIQVLIDLTIFHLYFVPDQAKSVDYAQEARDILIPLCKKAPHLQGYLDIAERVLERNKAKPTP, encoded by the coding sequence ATGCAAAGGATAAACAATATGCTTGCTTGGATCAAAGAGAATAAGGAGTGGTTGTTTAGTGGGGTTGCGGTGGCGGTGATAGGAGCTGGTATCAGTCTCTTCTGGCCTGAGGGGAATGACTCGGGTCACCCGCCACCTGACAGCTCGGTTCAGCAGACCCACAGCGGCAGCGGGGACAATGTCGGGCGGGACAAGAACGTCAGCAATGACAACTCCATTCACCAGACGCATAGCGGCACAGGCGATATTGTAGGGCGGGACAAGATCATCAATCCGAACCTGAGCGGTTCTGAGGATTACAAGCAGCTTGTGCAGGAACTCAAGGATGCGGAAGAGATGCTGGCAGTCCTTCCCCAAGACAAAATTGAGCTGCGCCTGAAGCAGGCCGCCAAGGTCAAGAAACTGAAAAAGGACTTGGAGGACTTCAAGGAAGATGTGTTCCGCCTCCATGAGATGTTCACCCGGATTCCCATTGATAATGAGCGGCTGCGCAGGGCCAAGGCCCATTTTGACAAGGGCGAGTTCCGGGAGGCCGATGCCGTGCTCAAGGCCGGGGAGATTCAGCAGGATGTGGAGCGGCTGAAGCTGGAAGAACAGGCAGCAGCGGACCGGCTGGCAGCAGTGCGCGAGGATTTGGCGGGGCGGGCCAACGAGTTCCTGCTCAAGGCCCGGTTGTCCCTGCTCAATCCGCTGGCAGAGGGAGAGGACAGGGTGCGGCGGACAGAGCACTGGTTTGAGCAGGCCCTGGCAACGGCACGGACAGCCGATGTACTGGTTGGATACGCAGATTTTCTTCAGAAACAGAACGTCTTCAGCAGGGCCGAACCGCTCTTGCAGGAAGCCCTGCTGCTGTACCGCAGCAAGGCTGAGGCGGACCCGAAAGTCTTTCGCCCCAAGGTGGCAGACACCCTGAATAATCTGGCCGTCCTGCATAAGGAAATCCAAGAATACAACCTTGCCTTGCAGGAATATGAGGAAGCATTGAAAATCAACCGTAGCTTTGCTCAAACCGAACCAGAAATATTTCTTCCGGACGTGGCAATGAACCTGAACAATATCGCTAATCTACACAAAGAAACCAAGTTTTTCGATTCGGCCATGAAAGAATACGATGAAGCACTGAAAGTGTACCGTAATCTTGCTAAGGCCAAGCCTGAGGTTTTTCTCGTTTTTGTTGCAGTGACTCTAGATAATTTTGCTTGGTTACACTGTGCAACTAAATCTTTTGACCTAGCCATGAATGAATACGAAGAAGCCTTGATGCTTTACCGTACCCTTGCCAAAGATAACCCAAAGGACTTTCTCCCGGATGTGATACAGGTGTTGATCGATTTGACCATTTTTCACCTCTATTTTGTTCCTGATCAAGCAAAATCGGTTGACTATGCCCAGGAAGCACGGGATATCCTTATTCCCCTCTGTAAAAAAGCTCCCCATCTACAAGGTTATCTTGATATAGCTGAGAGGGTGCTGGAGCGCAACAAGGCCAAGCCCACCCCATAA
- a CDS encoding catalase family protein: MQQELRPDFSLPGEKEIFKDMIKLTINMMEESQDGCPLRVQHAKAAACLTASFEIASNIPADLRHGVFSQPDKVFEAIVRFSTAQGTIEPDTDPTARGLAIKLLDVAGDRAMENDTDRSQDFLFVDHPVFPFPTPKEYKEIIKCKSFPLIGDFFALAHLLIFDPDQLKIIQEIRKKTVANPLQITYWSGSPYWLGNAASTSGQAVKYSVIPSALPAPGTAPAHLDKLPDDYLREAIAEQLAQEEVLFDFTVQRQSDPEQMPIEDTSVPWDEQQSVPVKLATLRIKKQKVSKDSALERHCEAMSFNPWHALKEHRPLGGINRLRKAVYEASFTERTRRASA; encoded by the coding sequence ATGCAGCAAGAGCTACGCCCGGATTTTTCCCTGCCCGGAGAAAAGGAAATCTTCAAGGACATGATCAAACTCACCATCAATATGATGGAGGAGTCGCAAGATGGATGCCCGCTCCGGGTACAGCACGCCAAGGCGGCAGCCTGCCTGACCGCCTCCTTTGAAATTGCCTCCAACATTCCGGCTGATCTTCGCCACGGGGTTTTCAGCCAACCGGATAAGGTATTTGAGGCCATTGTCCGCTTTTCCACAGCCCAGGGAACCATTGAGCCTGACACTGATCCCACAGCACGGGGGCTGGCTATCAAGCTGCTTGATGTTGCCGGAGATCGGGCAATGGAGAACGACACCGACCGAAGCCAGGACTTCCTCTTTGTTGATCATCCGGTCTTTCCCTTTCCTACCCCCAAAGAATACAAAGAAATTATAAAATGCAAAAGCTTCCCACTGATTGGGGACTTCTTTGCTTTGGCTCATCTCCTGATCTTTGACCCGGACCAGTTGAAAATTATTCAGGAGATCCGAAAAAAGACTGTAGCTAATCCCCTTCAAATCACCTACTGGAGCGGCTCGCCCTATTGGCTGGGTAATGCAGCCAGCACAAGCGGCCAGGCTGTAAAGTACTCGGTTATTCCGTCTGCCTTGCCTGCTCCCGGCACAGCCCCTGCTCATCTGGACAAACTCCCTGACGACTACCTGCGCGAGGCCATTGCCGAACAGCTGGCACAAGAGGAAGTGCTCTTTGACTTCACGGTCCAACGACAAAGTGATCCAGAGCAAATGCCCATTGAAGACACCTCGGTCCCTTGGGATGAACAGCAATCAGTCCCTGTCAAACTGGCTACATTACGTATCAAAAAGCAAAAGGTCAGCAAGGACTCTGCCTTGGAAAGGCACTGCGAAGCCATGTCCTTCAATCCCTGGCACGCCCTGAAAGAGCATCGTCCGCTGGGTGGAATTAACCGGCTGCGCAAGGCAGTGTATGAGGCCAGCTTCACAGAACGTACACGGCGAGCATCTGCCTGA
- a CDS encoding ATP-binding protein produces the protein MNKKFNTTGPCLQERHYMLPPEQRLAEVRDLIDDHAFFVIHAPRQTGKTTLLRNLSRQLTEEGRYAAMTISLESLTLPDVDKMVPQLLDKLEYDARFQLPTELAPPSSDTFTSQASVSLRKYLSVWSSNIDRSLVLFFDEIDSLPGAVLLSLLRQLRDGYCSRPAPFPQSIALVGLKDVRDYKISLRQDAESLGTASPFNIKARSLTMRNFNQEEVHALLAQHTQATGQAFTPEAATEIFRLTQGQPWLTNALAAQLVTDYDALVKDRSCPVTKEIVGKAREILIERRDTHLDSLTDKLREKRVRAVIEPIMVGKAEFDQAFNDDFVYAKNLGLVSDARGRLEIANPIYQEIIPRVLTYPVQMAIPDEPAWFVAEDGTLDIMKLIKGFIRFWQRNGEVLLRGMPYHEAAPHLVFMAYLQRVINSGGSIEREFAIGTGRADLVIDFKGRQDIIELKLLRGSYTRPEGVEQVARYATRLYRDRGYLIIFDPTAERPWEERGRVETELCDGVTVIVLEA, from the coding sequence ATGAACAAAAAATTCAACACCACCGGCCCCTGCCTTCAGGAACGCCATTACATGCTCCCGCCAGAGCAGCGCCTTGCAGAGGTACGGGACCTGATTGATGATCATGCCTTTTTCGTGATCCACGCCCCCCGGCAGACCGGCAAAACCACCCTGCTGCGCAACCTCTCCCGCCAGCTGACCGAGGAAGGGCGGTATGCAGCCATGACAATCTCGCTGGAAAGCCTTACTCTGCCTGACGTTGACAAAATGGTGCCGCAACTCCTGGATAAGCTGGAATATGATGCCCGCTTTCAGTTGCCGACGGAGCTGGCTCCTCCATCCTCTGATACCTTTACGTCTCAGGCTTCTGTCTCTCTGAGAAAATATCTTTCTGTCTGGAGCAGTAACATCGACCGCTCTCTGGTACTCTTTTTTGACGAGATTGATTCCCTGCCTGGTGCTGTCCTGCTTTCCCTTCTCCGCCAGCTTCGGGACGGCTACTGCTCCCGCCCAGCCCCGTTCCCGCAGAGTATCGCCCTGGTCGGGCTGAAAGATGTGCGTGATTACAAGATTAGTCTCCGGCAAGATGCAGAGAGTCTGGGCACAGCCAGTCCCTTTAATATCAAGGCACGGTCCCTGACCATGCGCAATTTCAATCAGGAAGAAGTACATGCCCTGCTTGCTCAGCATACCCAGGCAACCGGCCAGGCCTTTACACCGGAGGCGGCAACGGAAATCTTTCGCCTGACCCAGGGCCAGCCCTGGCTGACCAATGCCTTGGCCGCCCAGCTGGTCACGGATTACGACGCCTTAGTCAAAGACCGTTCCTGCCCGGTCACTAAGGAAATTGTGGGTAAGGCACGGGAAATTCTTATTGAACGGCGGGACACCCATCTGGACAGCCTGACGGACAAACTGCGGGAGAAACGGGTCCGAGCGGTCATCGAACCCATCATGGTGGGCAAGGCTGAGTTTGACCAGGCCTTTAACGATGATTTTGTCTATGCCAAGAACCTTGGCCTGGTCTCTGATGCCCGAGGCAGGCTGGAGATCGCCAATCCCATCTATCAGGAGATTATCCCCAGGGTCTTGACTTATCCGGTCCAGATGGCAATCCCTGATGAACCGGCCTGGTTTGTCGCAGAAGACGGCACCCTGGACATCATGAAACTTATCAAAGGCTTTATCCGTTTCTGGCAACGGAACGGTGAGGTATTACTGCGTGGCATGCCGTACCACGAGGCCGCCCCCCATCTTGTCTTTATGGCCTATCTCCAACGGGTCATCAACTCCGGCGGCTCTATTGAACGGGAATTCGCCATTGGCACGGGCCGGGCCGACTTGGTGATTGACTTCAAGGGCCGACAGGACATCATTGAGCTCAAGCTGCTGCGTGGATCCTACACCCGCCCGGAAGGCGTGGAGCAGGTTGCTCGCTATGCCACCCGGCTTTATCGGGATCGCGGCTATCTGATTATCTTTGATCCTACGGCAGAACGCCCCTGGGAGGAACGCGGACGAGTGGAAACAGAACTCTGTGATGGAGTTACAGTGATTGTGCTGGAGGCATAG